The Culex quinquefasciatus strain JHB chromosome 2, VPISU_Cqui_1.0_pri_paternal, whole genome shotgun sequence genome contains the following window.
atgtcggggatttgagataagagtaacTTTCgaataggttgctttaaatcttgtattcaattcaagttaggtagttatccgcaaatgaaaatttggacttatatgaataattgaacattttggacttatgaataacacacaactgtgcatttattgtagagtcagatccatacagcgtcagtgtttatttggtcgaagtgtactaattcattggcagatctgattctagttgtaatgtacgacaagactactgacggacgtgacaggacgagggcccagtttagaggtttcgacatcaacgatgtgcggctggatcaccctcccaaaaaaaaaaaaaaaaaaatttattcttTTCTGATGttcgttgtatttttatgcataCTTTTGATTGAGAAGTTCTCAATCAACTTTCTATTTCTGTCAGGAGCAACCATGCAAATTTGATTCTTTAACCGAgtcttttttttaacgattctaTACAGAaaattagaatgtttatttttttctgcgtaTCAACCGAAATTTTATTGTACTAAGTATGATTCTAAAAACTCGCCAGAAAATTTGAGCTAGAGTTACATATAATGATGATGTAATGCCAGTGATGTTAAAGGTAAAATTTCTTTAtctttacgggttaaatcccacttaaaggctagtatgcagatcggaaggaaaggggtcaagaaaaagctttacgaacagcagaacaaaggagagggagcgatttcttggggatTTCTTCGCCCTCTTTGACTTGCTTGGGCTGCCGATGATgcccatttgttttttttcttgatcggttccttccgaagtgcgtaatccgcttaaaatttaaatgcaaaggaccagcttctgttacgtccaatcaagttcaaatttgggatttgggctcagttcGCCCACCGCAAAAAGCTCCTGAATCATCGTCAAACAGTAATTTATGTTGCATCCTAAATTCTTATCTTAACCTCAAATCTAACCTTTTCtacaaatttcacttaaattccCATTACTTTACAACACCGTAAGTATTTCAGCATGTTTGATCagatcaaaatatctgagatttgGCCTCAATAAAGTAACTCAATATCTCCTAAGTGCTCacatcttttgatagggttactATCCCtcatacaaaatattaaaaaaaacccaaattttCAAGCGAGTCCCTAGCGCTCTAGTATTTTGAAATTCcgacaacaaaaattacgaattttgataaactggaaaggattttgaataaattaactttaaataacaaataaacttTGGTCCTTCTACAGGTGTTTGTAAAGTACTTTGATAGGTGAGATTTAACTAAACTATCATAATACTGGATTACAGCAAaaattgcacttgaatttcataactgtttttaaataatctctAGAATACTGGTATTGtttttttccaacaaaattgctttttttatgaACGGTATTATACCGAGCTCATGTTCAtatattttttctctttttggttgttgttattttcttttcaACACAAGTTCCACGAACAATCGATATACAAAAATAGGTCACTCCCTAAAAAGCGTAGGCCcttctaaaaagttttttttttttttttgctgttgttttcaaaaacgggGCGACTGATGGCTGATGATTATGAGATAAATATAGAACGATTTATCCTATACTATTGTTACACAGCATCAAACAGTTTTGCAGTGTTTTCGCCTAACCTACTAAATCAATAGAAAAATAACCAGCGCTTTGTTACtacgttttttgttgttttgttaaatttgttctgTTCAAGCCGCGATAGGTCAAAAGCTTTTCTTTTCtcattgtttgtttttggtttggatATAATTCATCCTATACTAAGTACGACTAGGTATAATTTACTCTACGTATGCGCGCGCGTATCAAatacttttatttgtttttggtttaaTTTTCACTTTCATTGGTAACAGTAAAGAAGAGTTTAAACATCAAGAGTTTGCGTCGTTTGTGTTGATCAATTTTCGATCTCCAGCGGTGCGTCGTCGATGGTGTGCAGCCAGTTGAAGATCAGCATGTGGCGTTCGTACTTGGACAGCGGTTTGCCCCGTTCGCTCTCGATGTCCAGGAATGTTAGGTTCTTTTTGGATTTGCTGCTGGACTTTTTGGCGGCCGATGAAGTGCCTGCAGCAGCTGGACTGGCCGAGCCGGTCGTAACTGGGCTCGATTCGACATTGGCCGACTTACCGCTAATGGGCGACGCCGAGGCATGGGTGGTTGGGACGAGCAGTTCGGTCGGGCCGGGATTGCTGAAATTGCTGGCGGCGAAAGCCGCTGCCTCGAGTCGGTCCAGGTTGAACTCGCTCTGGGAGAGCCGCTCGATGGCACGGTAGGTCGTGTAGAGTCGCCGCCGGATGTAGTTCTGGCGGATCTTCTTGTTGACCGAGCTGATCAGGTCCGAGACGGTGAAGCTGGGCGTCGGAGTGGAGTTGCAGATCGTCGGAACCTGGTTCGAGGACTGGCCACCGTGCGGCGAAGGCAACTGCGACGTGGAAGCGAGCTCGCCCACGGCCACCCAGGTCGAGTACGAACGGGATGTGTGATCGAGCCGGGGATGATCGAACAGGTAGCCGGCCTTCTGGAATGACGTCAGGGCCAGCTCGGAGGTCGACAGTCTCCCGCCAATGTTATGCTGATCGGACGGCAGCTGGTAGATGTCGGTCGTGCTGAAACTCTTGTGAATGCCAAGCGCGGCCGACAACGTGGCACAGTTTCGGATCAGATCGTTACTCTCGGTCCAGCGCTCGGTTATGGTAGAGGATCtgcagtaaaaaaaaaccaaataagaACCAAGTCACACCAATTTAAGTTCAACGAACCGATTCTTTTTGGCATCTTTGATCAACAAATTGCCCAGCTTGTCCTCCATCGTCTTCGTCAGCAGGCTGCAGCTGGACCGGTTCAGCACGCTGGTTGCCTCGGACGCCATCGACGAAACGGAGATCGAAATCAGCGACAGGTCCGTGGAGAAGCTCTCGTGCGATGGCGAGCGCAGGATGCGATGCGATACCGTGAGGGCAGATGGAACGCCCTGCTGGAAGTTGTTGGCGGCGACGAGATTGGCACTGGccgtgttgctgctgctgctgctgctggtgacaATGGCCGGGCAAGTCTTGGGTGACGTCATTTGCGCGGACGCTGAGCTGgtgggaaataaaaaaaattaaatacacaTCGATATAAGCGTGGTTGTTCTGAACGTGGATGTGACAGCGTTGTGGGAGGCCACAAACATCATAACTGCCTGTAAATGTGCTAGTATTCGCGACAATAGTGTACTGTTTCATTACCATCAAATTGCGCAATGTACTGTTGATTAGAGTCGTTTTGGATCCATCTTTACAAAAGTACAAGTGTCGATCTTACTTCAAAGTTGGTTCTTTCAACATTTACcacaaatgattatttttttcaaagtcacCCCCATCCCACGGTTGTGCTGCCACTCTAAATCATTCCCGTTTACCGCACGAGCTGTCCTGGACAAAAGCACTTCCAGCTTATTTTAGTACCGCACCACAAGTTTCGGTCTAAAAATAGTCGCTAAAACGGTAACAACATGCAACATCCAAGGATGAACCGTTCGGGATGAATGGTTTGCAGAGGATTCACACCGGAAGGAGGTGTGCAAAAATATATTGGAAAGAAATTCACACACGCGACCACTCTATGGTTGTTGGTGACTGATGATGGGGAAGTGGCAAAAGCCAAATAACTAGGCTAATGGCCGTTTCATGTGCAAATGATTTACCGCAGTGTGttcttgtgtgtttttttattgtccCGGCGCGGTGAGTCAATTTTGCGTGGGTGGGTTTCATATTCGGTTTGGACCACTGAGCCTGTGGCCGGTCGGTAGACAGGCCTGGTGGTTATGTTTGCACTCTCTTTTCAGGGTAAGGGTAAAGGTTAAGGTTGACACTTGTACACTATAATGGGCGGAGACCACTGAAGGGTGGCATTATAGGTCGGTTACCAGGAAGAGCTTTCAAATTGAAGAGGTTTGTATTAATGCTAGGGTCATTTCACCTCTAAAAAGTGCCAAATtgaaatcattattttctaGTCATGCTTGAATTTGGTGGAACTGTTGATACTACCAAAACAAGCCAGAATCGCTGTTTTCACATAAAGCGGAGCACCCAAGAATTCTGGATGCACAAATTGTGATCCAAACCCTGAtctgcagcctgaaacggtgatttggaaatttgatttaaaatggacttttgtgtaaaattggacagCCGATTTTGTGGCGTTTTCAACATTCCGAATAATGTGTTCGGCTTCATAAAAATCTATGAAATGcgtatgaaaattttgttacgagggtcgaaaatctcacttttttgcgttacataataaaagaacgcCCCCTAAGCCATGGATGTACTGTTTCAATGAACTATAGGAACACTATTTCGTGGTGGTTCACTCGTGACCGTGAGAGTTTTATTCTACCATTTGATTTTGGTAAAGCTATTCTCTCTCGGCCTTCTATTGTGGGTgtaagaaatgtattttttaataaatttaatttgagaAACTTCAAACCCAGAGattggactttttcaaaacttaaacTTGCTTCTTTTATTACACCACAAGGTCATTCATTATATTCCAAATGTTTcgttaagaaaaagttttcagtaATTtccgaatgattttttttaacactttttccgtgccttcggtatgctcatagaagccattttgcatcattagtttgtcaatatattttttcatacaaatttggcagatgatgatgaaaaatgatgcatttaaattcaaaaatctgaataattttaaagaattttttgatcgatttggtgtcttcggcaaagttgtaggtatggataaggattacactgaaaaaaaatgatacacggtaaattttttttgatgatatttaatttcactttttgtcattaaaacttgatttgcaaaaaagtttcagccggattaaaaaatacaaaaattaaaattaataaaaaaagaccgatttcgtagagaagagAAGACATCATattgattacaaatttgattttacatgaaaaatgcagaaatttcgTTCCTTCCGACTCATAACCTCTTTGAGTATTGGTTTACGTTTAGAGTACACCGTCGGTTCGTAAATAAAactcttcatacaattttgtccGCTATccagtttccatacaaaaattgtatgtaaatattcgaaaatctttatCTAAGGAAGGGTTTTTTTCTGACCGATATGATGATTTTAAATCCGGTCGATACCCAttttaattcaacttttttcacaacaGGTAGATTCCTCAAAACCATATcccttatttttgttatttttgatgtACTTGATTGTTTCAGGGGACCAATAAAGCAACCTTTAAATTATAACTTAAACATCACGATTAACTTAATGATAAACTTAACCGTATCCATGGTTGCACCCGATCACCACTacatttttgcttaaaattgaaACTTAGCGAAAAAGCACGATTTTGCTCTCGGCGAGAAGGGTTTAAAATATGACCAAACATCAATATTTCGGCCGAAAATTTACCCCATCCTATTTCCAACCACTTTTCTGCTGTCAGCTCTGAAAAACTGTagaattttctcaaaaagaAACATATCCGCAAAATcacatttaaaatcaaattgtaTCCAACTGTTAGTTGGGAAGAtgacaattcaaattaaaaCCCCTCAGGAAGAAATGTTTAGATGTTGACAAACAGACGacaagaaatttgatattttagatACCTACTTTATTGTCTTACCGTAATATCCTacctaaatttgatttttagcaAGAATTGtggaatcaaatttgaaaaagggCGGTACGGCCATCCAAACACACACGCTCTATACTcttagtgacgtgatgggagtaagggcgtctatgcgaagtgtcaAATGGCGTCTGGGGCGCAAAGAGGTGTGACGCCTACCTTTTTTTACTAGGGCTTAGAAgtgctcaaaacttcaatgttatgtaTACCCAAacttgcgcaaggatctggcaaTGAAAAAAACtagtataaatatttttttcaaatttaaatgcaagCAAATCCCCTTTCAAGTCACATTCATCTCTCCTAAAAATAtcgtctttttttttgctttgtaatAAAACATAGAATAATTATTTATGACGCCTTACTTTGTCCTTATTATCCTTGCTGCCGTTGAAGTTGTTGACGTACACTAACAAACGTGAACTTGTACTGCTGCAGGCCGAAAATTTCCACCCGAGACGTAAGAGGGGGAGgcaattgttgttgttgttgttgttgcttcaCCCGCCGGCCCGGCAATCCTTGTTGGCAAGTGCCTCCTCCTGTTGAAGTCGGAGCCCAAGGACCGAGAAGGTTCCAACGTGCGCACACGTGTGTctctctctgtgtgtgtgtgtgtgcgcgatgTTGCAGAGGGTGGTTTTTCCTCACCTAATTAATGGAGTCTGGGTGGTTGGAAAATGGTCCGTCGACGTCGAAATCTGGGCGGAtggtgtgtgtctgtgtgtttgcTCTGGTAAATTTTTAATGCAGACACGTTTTCTGTAGGCACACAAAAATACACTCCGGGGGCACTTAAATCTAGCGAATCCGGTTGTTACAGCTTCCTCGCCGAGTATAAATCCAACATTTGACCCACTTTCAAGGGGTAGAAACACTTTTCACGAATGTTGCAGcacaacttttgaacttttggaCTTGTTCTCGCCACTTTGGCCACGACGACACTGCTGGAATGCAAAATGGCAACAGTCGAGGAAAAAAGGATGACGGAAAATCGTCCTTTCCTCTCGCACACTGATTTTCCGCAAAAAATTGCACACGAAATCGCGATACGAAACGCCACCCCAGGATATTCTTGCGCAATTTTAAACACACACTCACGAATGCACACAATCCTATCTACATTCAAAATTCCTAAACTTCGATGCTTAAAACAGACGACGTGGAAAAATCTCCGTGGAAAATTGCACTTTTATCTTCACCCTCCACCACGGCGGAAGCGGAAATTCAATTATTGTACAACTTTCAATAATACGAGACACGAGAGCAGTAGTGCTCACTCATTTTcctgtttgacactttttaattGGATGCCGATATTATGCCATCCTTCTCGCTGGATGGACTGCACGAACTAATTCTGCCTTGCTGTATGAACGAATCAACTCTGGAAAAAGTTTTCCCTTTTCACGGCTCTACGATATAGAGAGTGGCGTATGATGGCTCCTTATGGGGTGGTATGTACCGTACTGTGGGGGGCGATTGTGATGGTTTGGGGCTAAATGTCGAAGTTAAAATTTCATCCATAAATTCAGACCGAAACTCAAAGACAAATTCTCATAAGAcatcaattccagctcaaatcagatttttcgggtacttttgtacccgaccctctccgatttcaatgaaactttttagacatgttatcctaggcctatacaaGCCATTTTGGTGTGTATGGAGCCTATTatactcaaaaatgacatttaagaagggcgtaagttatttaaatatttttgtattttaaaatttaaataattactgtaactcaaagtcgtatcaaaaagtggtcaaagacaaacttgtaggaagtAGGACgggatttctaaaaaaaaaatacacttaaagaaaaatacacgccacttctactagattttttgattttttaagtttaaaaaataaattttaagatgatgtcacgatttttttttgttgaaattttttgaggaagtagcctaagatgtttcaacaaactcacgaaaaatgcagaatggtactgccgctctaatcgagtccgtcccatatgtaaaaactacagaccgagaaaaacgcatgtaAAATTTGACCCGCCCATAAgactacgtgttagaatttctcgaaaaagtggattttctccgattttctagaacaaagtattaaatttcattggtttttctgatagtttacatgattttgaaacaaaccgcatcattacctcaaaattgacgaaaacacATATGGGACGGATTAGCTTCGAACAGCAGGGTATGTCtctactaaaaaaatacaaaaaacatttactaaaactgttttttttcgaaaagtggtctaaacgtcagaattttcaaaagccgacagtaggaatcgattccccagacattattacataaaagtctctatattgagtctttttgtaacatcttaggctatttcctcgatatcatcttaaaatttaatttttaaacttaaaaattgaaaaatctcatagaagtgacttgtatttttttcagaaagcccgtccaactTCCTACAACTtagtttttgaccactttttcgATGCAACAGCTTTGAGTTACAGtcattttcaaattacaaaatcccttttcaaatgtcatttttgagtacaattcaattcaattcaatttattttattagtaaataatcaatttacaattccgtatttcttataagctaatagagttttggagttcctttcaactatgatttgaactataattcattttgatgtaattggatatcgTCGccctcgtgctaacttgtcgtacgtgcattttgggccaaattgagttaagaacgccatgaggagcggccgtggctgactggttacggtgttcgctttgtatgcgaatggtcctgggttcgattcccatctgctcctaacgagaaagtataggaaatataaatcttgaaaccctgaacatgaacgaaaaatcaaagtcgctcgagtcggggtcgatcccccgtcctttgaattggtaagcaaaaatgctaaccgacgacttggtgagcgatgACTGGAAATAGGTATACTGttgctatcaactatatacgcgctgggtccttgtccatttgacaagggttcggaagttctaaataacgtttgaacccgattggtgcaaacgttcttcagggcggggcttgtcgataaagctgaagtacctcgcgctcggctagccagcgttgaaatgggtcaccgaagctcggcagagctaacaccttccaaatgcctatgcgagttatttgcatgtatagaatgtgtAGATcttaaaatacatggaaacaactcaatttgtaagaagcgaccgcgtggtcccgtttggttggttgcacacacacacacacacacacacacacacacacacacacacacacacacaattgagttaagaacgccatattgtgcagctcacaatgcctttgaccttcacagatccccaaaattcgattacaatcctgagatattcaacaaaaaccgaaaaaactccgtgcatttttgtcactttatatatgaaagtagtttcaatcttgtcgtgctatcttgtcactccatgaaaattgatgtaagtgcgacaaaaggccaaagggatttcaggccaggaaagtcaggatgcgtttgtcgcacgtacatgctagactaccgtaaacatttgtaattataactcgggactccagcaaccaacttcaaccaaactttgggacaatgcacagaatggtgagccaaacaaaacgtgtttgttattgtttacattgcgtgctctcgtttttgtatattcaaggtcaaacattaaaacgcgtttttctcggaacgtcaaaatggcgggtgcgacaagatggcacgacgacgtcgatttgctgacctggtttaaatatttttctataattATTCACACGatacatttaatttttatcttctgactcatattttaaactttttccaaaGATTTTAACATAAGTATGTACAAAAATGATTCTTAGGGTATGTTCCGGATTGGATTTAaccctaagatttttttttagatctgtACAGGTTCCAAAGTATCCAAGCCATTTTTTAATATAGCAAACAATAAATATTGAGCGATTATATTaattacaatttcaaaattacaaaattcgaaaaatttcagaatttcaaaaagctttagatctttttagattttttaagttttttcaatcttatatttaaatttcgaaatttgcggtttattaaaaattcaaagattctGTTGCCACTCTGATTTAGGTGGAATTGGCTCTACTCCCAATTATcaaaacatgacgaaatccacttagcaatctgctaaaatctctgtctaaaattgaaaatttcagaatttacatattcaattaaacaaaaaaaaaaaatagaattcataaatttaaattgtcAAAACATGCAGACTCAAAAACGATCCTAAATTctcacattgaaatttttttaaaaaaataacatggattttttcttattcttaaatttttatttttttatgaaagttctttagttattcaattatttatttattaagttattaaatttttaaattattgaatttttaaattaatcaataattaaattattaatttattaaataattaaataattgaataattgaattattaaattattaaattattaaattattaaattattaaattattaaattattaaattattaaattattaaattattaaattattaaattattaaattattaaattattaaattattaaattattacattataacattattaaattattaaattattaaattattaaattattaaattattaaattattaaattattaaattattaaattattaaattattaaattattaaattattaaattattaaattattaaattattaaattattaaattattaaattattaaattattaaattattaaattattaaattattaaattttttaattattaaattattaaattattaaattattaaattattaaattttcggAGTCGTATTttagtttagagaaatttagagaagaaaataaaataaatttcgtgtttcgattttccagcGTAAAATTTTGGTGGGAATTATCAAGTACAAAATccctagattttataatttggttaTTTATTTTagggttttaaatttttttaatttttgaatttcaatttttttcctgaatttgtttttaaagcaacgatatttaaagtgttacaaaaaatgttaatattgtttcagaaatggcagAAAAGGTTCCACTTGGTGCTggtgggatatgaatccacaactgatcaacggatCAGTAATGctttctgtattattcttttttcgtttaaaattttattcattatgttactctcttctatgtttgtcgagattttttttatatggcgcggatttcgcgcggattgggttttgaggtcggcgcggatctggcgcggatttttttttcgacttttccgtaacaatcCTGCATGTACTCAAAAATGGCTTGTATGGGCCTAGGATttcatgtctaaaaagtttcattgaaatgggagagggtcgggtacaaagtTTCCTGATTTGAGTCGGGTACAAagattcctgatttgagctgaaatTGCTCATAAGGTAAAACGCGCCAGAAAAGCTGGAAacgtttttgaagtttatttttatttctgtgtCAATCAACCGGTATCTTTGGTagtttaattatttgattttatttctttattttctaaccacttttaacaaattgtttgtattttgaaaaagttttttgaaatctgtAACTGTTGacttgcagggttgttacggacggcgcggatcgcgcggatggcgcgtttcgcgcggatagcgcggatctggcgcggatttgctggctaattttgctcaggcgcggatttcgcgcggatggcaattttgataaataaattaattgagagagatagaatttctttcaagttattaagaaaaatattgtcaggaattacgataatttgttttttcctttgagtgcaagaatttcatattttttattaattgaattttcttctgaaaatgtttgtttgtattttcttagtacgaaacgtggaaaaatgaagatgaagattatgtagaaattattttttatatgtttcttgtcatttcttaacatctccggctctgaatatttcatttcttttatgttttgagtaatgattttgaaccttatttatttttaattttatactgaatttattaaatttttaacgttgtaaatcaaatattacaaacttttcccgaagatatagaaattagaatgtgtaacaaaactatttttggggcttgttctggtgggcgccaaatatgagcttgattgaacgtaacagaagctgacctccactttaaaattttagatggaatttaatcgtagaaatatttttttttcaagattttaacattcttggcgaaaataaaaagatcagaacattcaaagcttctgaaattcaaacaatcgaaacttgtttttgttttaatacttttaggccgttgcaattatttttgaagtttatgtccctcaactctgaccaaagtcgaggggggaggcaaaaaaaaatgggaaattaaaattgaatttacgagccacgatttgaacatttgaatgaaaaaagtgtttaaaaatgcattatacacctgtccagttgttttgcaatcattagtttccaaaatacctaagtattgacaaacatgcagaaaatgcgttttagattgtttttagttgctttgacttttattttcattaaaattttgaagttctttcgattttaacaaaaaatcaaaatacatattaatttttgttcgaaatttctaaaatttcaatttaaaaatctga
Protein-coding sequences here:
- the LOC6035925 gene encoding uncharacterized protein LOC6035925, with protein sequence MTSPKTCPAIVTSSSSSSNTASANLVAANNFQQGVPSALTVSHRILRSPSHESFSTDLSLISISVSSMASEATSVLNRSSCSLLTKTMEDKLGNLLIKDAKKNRSSTITERWTESNDLIRNCATLSAALGIHKSFSTTDIYQLPSDQHNIGGRLSTSELALTSFQKAGYLFDHPRLDHTSRSYSTWVAVGELASTSQLPSPHGGQSSNQVPTICNSTPTPSFTVSDLISSVNKKIRQNYIRRRLYTTYRAIERLSQSEFNLDRLEAAAFAASNFSNPGPTELLVPTTHASASPISGKSANVESSPVTTGSASPAAAGTSSAAKKSSSKSKKNLTFLDIESERGKPLSKYERHMLIFNWLHTIDDAPLEIEN